In a single window of the Dryobates pubescens isolate bDryPub1 chromosome Z, bDryPub1.pri, whole genome shotgun sequence genome:
- the LOC128899485 gene encoding inositol 1,4,5-trisphosphate receptor-interacting protein-like 1 — protein MTWGAVLFAAIAGVLILLFWLWRWLRKTRPEADSGGSEKEILDNNTDKKDKEEEEGSDREGVENKQQGNRITSGGIEWPGQIMMSRSRVVKELVDDLLRFLRTRLSNRFVPVLQPAIGVGSAFEGWSPCEADDAVYQLLVPLEPPAGHSFHRELATLGRIPARDYRIRVVLECACRVRNMLCFIHSPKHHVRMKNRPPYMLDFLCTELYLDVEKLALWFRRLVKQACVALPRARHYKMEVLPYSQRTCQLRLTSDSGSPLYVEMILGVQLGCTDIFLTSHSAEDPYALSTIWQLSYAVAESIFFSHMTSQVPQGSFHLRCLHLCTRMLKDTEFSPYTLKTIVMHFLNTRPVSSWCRRDCFRQVVGDILNFLHRCLERKELNHFFFGNKNMPEEIYLPKHFEESKPYNILQHLVQNPDAHARALRQCEQLREELLEGLPD, from the coding sequence atgacctggggagctgtgctctTTGCTGCCATTGCTGGAGTCCTTATCCTCCTGTTTTGGCTCTGGCGGTGGCTCAGGAAAACAAGGCCTGAAGCAGACTCTGGTGGCAGCGAGAAGGAGATCTTGGACAACAACACagacaagaaggacaaggaagaagaggaaggcagTGATAGAGAAGGGGTGGAAAATAAGCAGCAAGGAAACAGGATTACTTCCGGGGGCATTGAGTGGCCTGGGCAGATAATGATGTCCAGGAGCAGGGTAGTGAAGGAGCTGGTGGATGACCTCCTGCGATTCCTGCGAACGCGCCTCTCAAATAGGTtcgtgccagtgctgcagcctgccataGGTGTGGGCAGCGCCTTCGAAGGCTGGAGTCCCTGTGAGGCAGACGACGCTGTCTACCAACTGCTTGTgcccctggagccccctgctgggcacagcttccACCGGGAGCTTGCCACGTTGGGGCGGATTCCAGCCAGGGACTACCGCATCCGTGTGGTGCTGGAATGTGCCTGCAGGGTCCGGAACATGCTGTGCTTcatccacagccccaagcatcACGTGCGCATGAAAAATCGGCCACCATATATGCTGGACTTCCTCTGCACCGAGTTGTACCTAGATGTGGAGAAACTTGCCCTCTGGTTCCGGAGGTTGGTGAAGCAAGCCTGCGTGGCATTGCCTCGGGCTCGTCACTACAAGATGGAGGTGCTGCCATACAGCCAACGCACCTGCCAGCTGAGGCTGACAAGCGACTCTGGAAGTCCCCTCTATGTtgagatgatccttggggtgcaGCTCGGATGTACAGACATCTTCCTCACCAGCCATAGTGCAGAGGACCCCTACGCCCTAAGCACAATATGGCAACTGAGCTACGCTGTGGCAGAGAGCATCTTCTTCAGCCATATGACCAGCCAGGTGCCACAGGGCAGTTTCCATCTCAGATGCCTGCATCTCTGCACCCGCATGCTGAAGGACACAGAATTCTCTCCCTACACCTTGAAGACAATTGTCATGCACTTCCTGAACACCAGGCCCGTGTCCAGCTGGTGCAGAAGGGACTGCTTCCGGCAGGTCGTAGGCGATATCCTAAACTTCCTGCACCGCTGTCTGGAACGGAAAGAGCTCAACCACTTCTTCTTTGGCAATAAAAACATGCCTGAGGAGATCTACTTGCCCAAACACTTTGAAGAGTCTAAGCCATACAACATACTGCAGCATCTGGTACAGAATCCGGATGCCCATGCCAGGGCACTGAGACAGTGTGAGCAGCTTCGGGAGGAGCTCCTGGAAGGGCTCCCAGACTGA
- the LOC128899496 gene encoding inositol 1,4,5-trisphosphate receptor-interacting protein-like 1 translates to MEDHEKEMNEEVTRLMEEMERRSQLRRNLVPMIVQQRPEEQSITTWGAVLFAAIAGGLILLFWLWRWLRKPRPEADSGGSEKEILDNNTDKKDKEEEEGSDREGVENKQAGNRITSGCIEWPGQIMMSRSRVVKELVDDLLRFLRTRLSNSFVPVLQPAIGVGSAFEGWSPCEADDAVYQLLVPLEPPAGHSFHRELATLGRIPARDYRIRVVLECACRVRNMLCFIHSPKHHVRMKNRPPYMLDFLCTHSYLDVEKLALWFRRLVKQAWVALPWARHYKMEVLPYSQRTCYLMLTSGSGRPLYVEVLLGVQVGCTDIFLTSHSANDTYIRSTIWQQSCAVAESKFFSHMTSQVPQGSFHLRCLHLCTRMLKDTEFSPYTLKTIVMHFLNTRPLSSWCRRGCFRQVVDILNFLHQSVEQKQLNHFFFSNSTMPEEIILPKCFEECEPYNILQHLVQNPDAHARALRQCEQLQEELLEGLLD, encoded by the coding sequence ATGGAGGATCACGAGAAGGAGATGAACGAGGAGGTGACTCGtctgatggaggagatggagaggagaagccaacTGCGCAGGAACCTGGTGCCCATGATCGTGCAGCAGAggcctgaggagcagagcatcacgacctggggagctgtgctctTTGCTGCCATTGCTGGAGGCCTTATCCTCCTGTTTTGGCTCTGGCGGTGGCTCAGGAAACCAAGGCCTGAAGCAGACTCTGGTGGCAGCGAGAAGGAGATCTTGGACAACAACACagacaagaaggacaaggaagaagaggaaggcagTGATAGAGAAGGTGTGGAAAATAAGCAGGCAGGAAACAGGATTACTTCGGGGTGCATTGAGTGGCCTGGGCAGATAATGATGTCCAGGAGCAGGGTAGTGAAGGAGCTGGTGGATGACCTCCTGCGATTCCTGCGAACGCGCCTCTCAAATAGTTtcgtgccagtgctgcagcctgccataGGTGTGGGCAGCGCCTTCGAAGGCTGGAGTCCCTGTGAGGCAGACGACGCTGTCTACCAACTGCTTGTgcccctggagccccctgctgggcacagcttccACCGGGAGCTTGCCACGTTGGGGCGGATTCCAGCCAGGGACTACCGCATCCGTGTGGTGCTGGAATGTGCCTGCAGGGTCCGGAACATGCTGTGCTTcatccacagccccaagcatcACGTGCGCATGAAAAATCGGCCACCATATATGCTGGACTTCCTCTGCACCCACTCATACCTAGATGTGGAGAAACTTGCCCTCTGGTTCCGGAGGTTGGTGAAACAAGCCTGGGTGGCATTGCCTTGGGCACGTCACTACAAGATGGAGGTGCTGCCATACAGCCAACGCACCTGCTACCTCATGCTTACAAGTGGCTCAGGAAGACCCCTCTATGTTGAAGTGCTTCTTGGGGTGCAGGTAGGATGTACAGACATCTTCCTCACCAGCCACAGTGCAAATGACACCTACATCCGCAGCACAATATGGCAACAGAGCTGCGCCGTGGCAGAGAGCAAGTTCTTCAGCCATATGACCAGCCAGGTGCCACAGGGCAGTTTCCATCTCAGATGCCTGCATCTCTGCACCCGCATGCTGAAGGACACAGAATTCTCTCCCTACACCTTGAAGACAATTGTCATGCACTTCCTGAACACCAGACCTTTGTCCAGCTGGTGCAGAAGGGGCTGCTTCCGGCAGGTGGTGGATATTCTAAACTTCCTGCACCAGTCTGTGGAACAGAAACAGCTCAACCACTTCTTCTTTAGCAATAGTACCATGCCCGAGGAGATCATCTTGCCCAAATGCTTTGAAGAGTGTGAGCCATACAACATACTGCAGCATCTGGTACAGAATCCGGATGCCCATGCCAGGGCATTGAGACAGTGTGAGCAGCTTCAGGAGGAGCTCCTGGAAGGGCTCCTAGACTGA